From Solanum lycopersicum chromosome 4, SLM_r2.1:
AGAATATGCGCGGGATGTGTTCCTTAATAGTTCACGAAACCTCTTTAATGACACTGCTTTGGATCCAGGAAGCAAAGAGAACCTTTAATGACACTGCTTTGGATCCAGGAAGCAAAGAGAACGAGCTCGACTGCTTCTCCTCCCTTTTTATTTTCGATTTCTTCAGTGGCCAAGTTAAAGCGTTCAACGTCGGTCtagatttaaatatttaaatatttttagatagATTCTGATTTCTGTATACCATTTGTCTGGAAATGGGCCACAAACCAAATCGACAACGACTCTGACACTTTTGTCTATATATGGGCTGCTTTGATTTGGAATTGAACCATCACATATTTGTCTctacttttaattttgtaattatttgaTTTGGACTTTATCATGGTTTGAGCCCATCAAATTAGGATACTAATTGGAGCCCATTTTAGCCGAGCTCAATCTTAGACATGACGTGTTTAAAGTTACATATGTCTAAAGTTCAAATACGTTCGCttgattttttaaacataacttTAGCTATATATGTGTATGAATTTTAGCTACATGCGACTTCATATGTCAAGCCAAAACTTGAAAAAGTGAAATAAGTCGATCATAAATCGATTctaactatcatattttttaagagACAAATccaatttgatatgaaattgattgattttgttgtttcttattAAAAAAGAGACACATTTGTTAACTTTATTGTAACTATTTCCACATCAACTATACAAACTTAGTGATTGATTGGAACCAAAGATAGACACCTTAAGCTGTTTTCCTTTGTTATTTGAGATctctcaatcaatcaatcacTTCACTTTAAATGTAAAGTAGTTGCATCTGTTTAAGTGATTAATCATTTATATttacaaacaaataatattgaaagataCTAAtccacttctttttctttcatttgtaATAATTATATGGAAAAAAGTATTCTTGCTTTCacataattctagctataaatATGTTATGACTTACATTTATACCAAATTTGGTTGTGGAGTTAGAAGGTTATGTATGAATTGAGCTTATAAACATAAAAGCATTAgtctaaattatatatttgcaCTAAGAAATTCTTTatgcatatacaaaaattaaataaagtgggaaaattgtatataatgacaaactaataaatcaaattaaatgctataaccacactttaatttaattatgccctgtagcaaactgtttgtcagtcatctctctccctcaaactctcaCTCGCCACTTTCTCTCTCTCGCTCCATCTCTCGCTCGCTCCCTCttgcttttatacaaacacaaatgtataaatttcatttgtgtttgtaaataaagcgagaaaaattgtatatatacatatattttcgctCCCCTCTCCCAGATTTCGCTTGCCACTCTCCCATATCTCTCTCGCCTctatcgcttatacaaacagaaacgagttgtataaattgtgtttcttgttgtataaagcgagagaaaattgtatatacacatgcagaTACATATATCTTTGTCCtacacacttataattatactatACAATATTTCCCtgtccaattttcttttgtctttttctctttcacgttttatacatacacaaattatacaattgatttgcaTACAACAactttcttttatatatgtatagtgaattaGATAATTggtttttttgtatatgtctaGCGAATTATATAACtgttttttgtatatgtacAGCGAAATATACatgattatgtttgttatgaagcgtaattatgcaaattttgctatagcatacaaatatgaattttgtatttgctatatgtgaaagttgttcaATAAAGAATCCAGTTATTAACACgatcatatcataaatttcaaatactaCCCCCGCAACCCACTTAAAAGCAATGTTCAAGTTCTTCAAACTCATGTGTTAGCTATTCAGTCACAGACTACTTGACTTCcttactttaatttaataacGTTagctaattttattaatttgatttgatttataaatttataaattttacactttgatttaatatatgaaaatccGAATCAACACGATCATGTACACCCTTAGAGTGCAGCGTGTGTTTTGTCGCATGTTTGAATAcaacaaaactaaaacaaaattgattaaAGGTACATATATGTTACCTACCCTCCCAACATTAGGACCTTTGCTAAGTACTATCGAACGttaaaaactttaaaagaaGACTATGAAAACACTTAGGTGTTGTTTGGGGGGTACTCCATCACACACTCATGCAATTTAAATATGCATTATGAAGAAAATTAGGGTTCCACCGACTACCGAGTCCTTGATGGTCAATTGAACACCCTTTAATCGAAAATTTTTACTATAACTATAGAAAACTATACCAAATATATATgtcaaaaattcatatatatatatatattaaatcttgGACACCCTTAATAAAATTTCTGACTTCACCACTGCTGACCAAAGAATGTATATAGGCAATACTTATTGATTGAGATCATAGGCCGAGCCAGGATTAATGTTCATAAGCTCGTGACTTTTTCCCCTTTTACATTATTAGgtcataaattaaataatttttatatattcttaAGGTAAAAATACAAACTTTGGATCAAAGTTATATATTGGTTCGACTGATCAATCTTTTATCTCGAAGTCAAGGTCCTCTCTTGCTTTTGGTTGAGATCAAGTTTTCGTCTTGCTTTAGGCTTTAGGCCGGAATCGAATAATCTCTGTCTTAGCAAAGTGAAGTTTTTACTCTTATCGCGTGACTGATCTGATCAGATACTTgctttttcctatttttgaCAAAAGAATAACCCtattttccttttagaaaaTTACATGACACAAATTGTACAAATAGAAGAGTCAAGTTTATAGGTCTATATGTGTTATATCAATCAATCACTATGGCCATGTTGGTATATATTATTGTATGggattaaaacaaaacaaaagaaggaaaatttgaaacaaacaatgtgggatatatatatatatatatatatataacaagtGAAAAGGTGAAAGTAATAGAAGATTAGAAGTCAACCAATACAGTATGATAGCTAAGTTGCTACCAAGACTTTACACATTTGTATGTTTCAAATTGAATTGGACATGATGGTAACATATATATAgagtaatttatatatttatagaaaattcaAACAAGAATTAACTGAAGATATGCATTAAATATTTAGAATTAActtgaaaaagataaaattgcattcttaaataaataaataatgatagagtcagaattttcataaaggaaatttgattaaaatatgaaaaaataaacatataaagaaAATGTAAGGAAGTTCAACATATACTGTagcaacaaaatataaatacatggGGCACAAGTTTAAGTGGTTTAGTAATTATCATAATCTAATAATTAAACTACCTTTTTTTCAAAGTTCagaattcataaaaaattatatctgtAAAAAATATTCGATACATATACTGATGatctaaaattaaatataatacgTTAAAATAATCGAGTCACGTTCAAACTGAAAACCAAGAAATTAACCATTTGGTCATGTATGCCAACACAAGTAGTTATAATATGACTTTAGTGTACTTATTATTATCAAACAAAATGTTTTAAGTACAAaacatgtttctttttttaataatatgatCCATTTCTTCAGGTATACTTTCTCTTTTCATACAGATATATATGTCTTGCACATTCTCATCATGATATATACagctaaaaaaattgttttcttttaagatattattataaacttcccatttgttttaattttaatggtcaacatgaattaattaaaaggaCTTAGAACAACAgttatatttatcattaatattattgtcTTTCCTTTATTGTGCCAAGAAGCAAGTAGAGATTAttaattaatcttttctgcTAATCAAATTGTAGACAAACAGATatggaacaatttttttttatttgggcaataaggaaaaagaaatatatatttatatatatgtccttaaaaattatatcttattatattaaaaacgatagatttatttataaaatagtttaaaataataaaatatatgtatgtccAATTTCCAAATAAGTCAAATAAAATGTTGGAAGATGATTtagttaatataaataatttataaaaccaTTGGATTCTTTTGGTGCACCTTGGTTTATATATATCTCctatttcctcttttttttttttttaattagagttGTTGAAACTTGAAACAAAGTAAcatgtttcaaatttaaatgcAACAAGTAACATGATAAACCACATATATAGTAATACTCATAGAATCAAATTTCAAAGAAATAAAGGTAAAAAGTCTATCTGAGTTTCGTACCTGAACCGTTACTAATTATCTATCGAAACATGTCTTGAAATTAATGAgtcaatatattattattataagtcatGTTGGTGCATATAAAgtataagttatatatatatatatatatatatatatatcattagtgtaagattttttattgatataccTTCTCTAGGATTTGAGTTATAAAGATTTTGTCGTAATAACTTTTTAACAGATAAACCTTTTTAAAACGTGTAATTTGTAATCTTAAATTGtattaaacttttattttgttacgttaaaatttattattatttactataaattaaaataataatacaaattgtttactAGTAAATGTGATACCGGCCCAGAATTAAAGGACCACATCCAATCCAACCCATATTTgatgaaacaaacaaaattaaataaagggaTAGGATAAAAGATATTACATAAGGTATACACataaatgtatataaaatacattatCGATTTAACTGAATCTCGTATTTTTAacattgtgtatatatatatacgagcGTTAAAATTCACTAAACACTACAAATATTATATAGGGTGCAATATGTTAAGCATTCGAGGTTATGTAGATTGACCCccatcaaattcaaattataaatcCGACTCTGATCACTAcaattcatcatatatatatatatatatatatgtatattatcttTTGCTACACCATTTCACTATTTAAAGCCTCTGTACACATAATTTCACTCCAAGTGGGTTCTGTAGAATTTCAGAGTCATTTGCTATTTCAATCTAGACATACATATATagccatttttatttatatctatATACATCTTACTACAGTAATATTTAGGATTTCACGTGAAtaggtatttttttatttattttgtcaactagtagtatatataaatgaatatatttattactttaaaatatttgcaCAAACATAAATTTATGCAAATGACACCCTCTGACACTCTAGAACACAAAATTCATGCTTTAATCATAAATAGTAGGCAAGACTTTTTAGTCTcgacataattttaattatttttttggtgtatagttttaatttttcatagatTTGTTTGATAGCATGCTAAAGTGTCATTATATCAAGTGACACGTTACTTTCATACCTCTCTAATACCGCAAAAATGATAAGTGTTCgtttatttttaagtaaatatttaaaattcgaATTTTGGATAAGGAGTAATCATCCTTAGTCAGAAgtattttacccttaataatCAAATATGATAATACGAATTTAAATTAGTCGAACCTCGAAACAGATATTAAACATAACTACAGAGTAAAGTCTTGAGTTTGAGTTACGTGAATTAGGAAAACTTCTAATAAGAAGTGTTTTCCCTTTCGTGGACTCTAGTAATTAGAGAATCTGAATTATTGAACCAACAAATTCAAAATGCTATTTTTATGAAAGttgaaataattaacttaacGTCTTCATTACtaactcatatttatttttagttactATACTTGATAACTTTAGCTCTACTCATATTTATATCTAGTTACTATACTTGATGGCTACactcatatttaattatttttttttataaaaaagtataCTATTAGAATGGCAAGTCAAAGAAAACATTAATATCTAATACCAATACGAGTTGGCATTCATAAAAATGTCCTTTActcccaaaaaaatatataaataaaaacaaccTGTACATCTTAATATCATTGAAGTTTCTGTTAGAATAGTCATACAGTATATAGATCGAAATTTGATCGAAACTTTAATGTAGGCTCCAAacgaacaaaaataataaacataataaagtaAGCACCAAATGTTATAtaactttatatattaataataatttgtcAATTCTCTCATAGGGTACAAATATTATCAAACACCACTATGAGGAAAATTACAAACTTTTGAGATTTACAAACATACCCTTCTCCAGATAATTTCCagttagttatatttttttataacaataaacacaaaatcccaaaagccaaaaataaaaaataaaaaaaataaaaagacagaAGCAATAAAGTAGATTCCTGAACTTCtgttataaaaatttaaaacttcagACAACCTAGCTAGCTCCGCCTACATTTAACTAACTCCACTTCCTTTCGTGCTCGAAACTTACTGACTCGAttaatttttaatcttttttatttaccttAGTATTGATGAAGTTAAAGATTCGAAAAAATCTTCGTTACATGGAATTGTAAGTCCCATGTCATGATCGAATCCAAATTCTTCTTCAGCCTGTTGAAGTAGTGCACGAAATTCCGGCcttgataaaattgaaattggAACAATGTACCTTGTTCGATTTTCTCCAACGTAAACTACAAAATGTCCTCTTGGTACGTCCATTGGAAGACCACCTTGTTGTTCGTCTTGATATCCATTTTTCTTACCTAAACTCGAACATCTTTTTAGTATTTGCTTCAACATTGCCCGTTGTGACAACTTGTTTGATTTTCTAATAGCCATTTGtttgaaaagagagaaaaaaaattgatatgagagaaattaaaagaataattgagAAAATGAGTGTGGTGGAAATGAAAGGAGTTTAAGaggtatataaaaaaaaaattaaattttttttttattattttttatttcatttttagaaaCAAAAGCATGTGGGGTTGGGGTGGTAAAGAAGAGAGAGATAATAGAGGTGTTATAGAAGGGCTCAAGGACAAATGTAAAAAGTGTATGTTGGGAGCCAAAGGCTTTGGGTTTATTACCATTTTGTAGCCTTTTATCAAGACATGTTGGTCCCTTTAACTCTATTTCCAATAAGGTTCGTTCATCCTTAACTATGAAAGATTATATCgagatagataaaaaaaaaatcatcgtTAATCAGATATTATAAGATGATACGTTTTGATTAgtatgaaaaagaagaagaaggaatagTATGGAGCATTTTCTTGTTCCTCTTTTAATGAGTCTTATAGTACAGTATTTTGTATCTAATATCGtgcaaaataatattattcacttTTGAATTGAGTGAGATATGAAATTTCAAGAGAAtgaacactttttttttaaatgaatctTACTTGACATGGATTCAGATTAGTCTAAGTGTTAAtgtgaatataaatatatcaaatagaaAAAGACCTACTTAGTGCTATTTAGATTTCGAATGGCTTATTAGCACTTTTGCacatattttgtaattttttaaatttatgtaccTCATGACATATCATTTTTACGACATaaagtttatattttagtattataatatttttcatgttaCGTCAAGACATGACTTTAGTTTCTAAGTTAAACCggtaaaggaaaaaaatttaatattcactcatttaaaagacaaaaagaaacaaaaaatattctaacgtatttaaagaaatacattttaattttattaatattgaatCCAAACTTAGTGGATTCCTAAAAAAAGTGCATATAACTATTcataaattatcaaattagCGGCCTTAAAAATAAGGTAGAGGGTTACACGCTACAAAACCTACTTCTCTCTCCGTTTTATTTTATACGTCAAGTctaattttaatcataaatttttcattatcttttaaacattttaaattaataattattgtgattcataatactttttacgtagtttacaaatatataaatttcatttaaaaaaattaaaaatttcatgcgCAAATCTACGATCAAGCTTAAATTGACTGGctctcaaaacataaaatgtgtcatataaattgagacagagaAAATATTAAGTACTAGTactattcattatttattttatttttattttttttgtgaaaaggGAAAgttattaaaaacaataaaaatgaaaatagttaACAAACAACAATAGGAAATTCAACTCACATATTGGAAACCTAAGAAGTTGTCTTGTTTCAATTAATCAAGAACCTTCCTAGTAATTTTCAATAGTGTCTTGTTATGAACTTGCTATTTTTTTCAACCACATTCCTTAATTTGTCTTGTGGTAGAATAGAAAATACTATTATCCCtaacttgaatatttaattttcttgttgacttgactaatcacaaaataattgatttgaaatttcatttgtAATAGTACTTCTTTGATTAACATAAATTAAGCAACTTAACAAACTTTTCAAAGTCAACAAATGTGTAACGTGTTACTAAGGCCAACACACACtactctacttttttttttcttttccgcGTAAATTCAGATTTAGTTAAGTTTAATACTATATTAGAGATCAAgtgaaatacaaatatatatacacatggatgaattatgaattttgcattttttttcctAGGCTGTGCATAATTCTGAAGGATAAGCATGTTATGATTTTCTAAAGAGAGATGCAAACATTAAAGTTGAAAAATGTAGATAATTTTTTGGTCTTTTAATCCTCACAAAAGCTACTTCATAAAGAAAAGTATTAATTGTTTCGCAAATTCGCTCTATAACTCTAAATATAAAGTAGTTAtagataattttgatgattccAACTTAAAATTTGACATTCTCATATCTCAAGgtcttttactatttttctttgaaggTCTTTGTAATGTAATCAGCtgaacatttattttattttattttttatttaaaaaaattgttttcctatcactttataatttttttcaaattgatacaaaattatataaaattcaatattaaaaaacCTTCACATTAGCCTatgaaaattttagtaatttatttatatatatataaagatcaaTATAgattagataaataaaataattttttaataagagGAATGGTCCGAACATGCTTTGTTTACACGCCCTGAGTTTAGTTGGTTTCAAAACCTCATTGGCTCACTTTACTAGCCCAGCTTGACCCTATTGTTAGGCTAATTACTTGAAATTAACATTATTCGaattatataatacataaataaattatatattattatttttatctcaatttatatCAAGACAACACAGAATTAGAAATATAAGTTAACTTATCATATCATGTCGTCAAAGTAATAACATTGATtctattttatacataat
This genomic window contains:
- the LOC101258256 gene encoding protein SMALL AUXIN UP-REGULATED RNA 51, with protein sequence MAIRKSNKLSQRAMLKQILKRCSSLGKKNGYQDEQQGGLPMDVPRGHFVVYVGENRTRYIVPISILSRPEFRALLQQAEEEFGFDHDMGLTIPCNEDFFESLTSSILR